Proteins found in one bacterium genomic segment:
- a CDS encoding HAD hydrolase family protein, which yields MLPEEEFARRARACRLLLLDVDGVLTDGRIILGETEEYKAFHAQDGLGVTLARAAGLQVAIITGRASAAVARRSRELHLDHVLQARPDKAAALADLCGATGLRPDQVAAMGDDWIDLPLLAAAGLAACPADARPEVRERCHYISPCPGGRGAVRDWVERLLQARGQLESLLERYLQGKGPAASAGQ from the coding sequence ATCCTGCCCGAGGAGGAGTTCGCCCGGCGGGCGCGGGCCTGCCGCCTGCTGCTGCTGGACGTGGACGGCGTCCTCACCGACGGGCGGATCATCCTGGGGGAGACGGAGGAGTACAAGGCCTTCCATGCCCAGGACGGCTTGGGCGTGACCCTGGCCCGCGCCGCCGGCCTCCAGGTGGCGATCATCACCGGGCGCGCCTCGGCGGCGGTGGCCCGCCGCAGCCGGGAATTGCATCTGGACCACGTCCTGCAGGCCCGCCCGGACAAGGCGGCGGCCCTGGCCGACTTGTGCGGCGCGACGGGCTTGCGGCCCGATCAGGTGGCGGCCATGGGCGACGACTGGATCGACCTGCCCCTCCTCGCGGCGGCGGGTCTGGCCGCCTGTCCCGCCGACGCCCGGCCGGAAGTGAGGGAGCGCTGCCATTACATTTCACCCTGCCCGGGCGGCCGGGGCGCCGTGCGGGATTGGGTGGAGCGCCTGCTCCAGGCGCGGGGCCAGCTGGAGAGCCTGCTGGAGCGCTACCTTCAAGGCAAGGGACCGGCCGCCTCGGCCGGCCAGTAG
- the kdsA gene encoding 3-deoxy-8-phosphooctulonate synthase yields MASKTIRVGDLTICRGGPLALIAGPCVIESRDVCLQVAEHCRRLAEALGLPLIFKSSYLKDNRSTIASYQGPGLEEGLKVLQEVRESFGIPVLSDVHTPEECAPAAEVLDVLQIPAYLSMQSQLVIAAARTGKAVNVKKGQFLHPLDMRNVVGKIEACGNTNILLTERGTCLGYHNLVADMRSLPMMRSLGYPVVFDPTHTVRKYGVSSADPAGGEPQYIPHLTRAGVAAGVDVLFIETHPDPPSALCDAASMLPMSRLRALLEDCVRIHEIARAADDRPFDSCGGAA; encoded by the coding sequence ATGGCGTCCAAAACGATCCGCGTCGGCGATCTCACCATTTGCCGCGGCGGCCCCCTGGCCCTCATCGCCGGCCCCTGCGTCATCGAGAGCCGGGATGTCTGCCTGCAGGTGGCCGAGCATTGCCGCCGCCTGGCCGAAGCGCTGGGCCTGCCCCTCATCTTCAAGAGCAGCTACCTCAAGGACAACCGCTCCACCATCGCCAGCTACCAGGGACCGGGCCTGGAGGAGGGCCTCAAGGTCCTGCAGGAGGTGCGCGAGAGCTTCGGCATCCCCGTCCTCTCCGACGTCCACACCCCCGAGGAGTGCGCCCCCGCCGCCGAGGTGCTGGACGTGCTGCAGATCCCGGCCTACCTCTCCATGCAGAGCCAGCTGGTCATCGCCGCGGCGCGCACGGGCAAGGCGGTCAACGTGAAAAAAGGCCAGTTCCTGCACCCGCTGGACATGAGGAACGTGGTGGGCAAGATCGAGGCCTGCGGCAACACGAACATCCTGCTCACCGAACGCGGCACCTGCCTGGGCTACCACAACCTGGTGGCCGACATGCGCAGCCTGCCCATGATGCGCAGCCTGGGCTACCCGGTCGTGTTCGACCCCACCCACACCGTGCGCAAGTACGGCGTCTCCAGCGCGGACCCGGCCGGGGGCGAGCCCCAGTACATTCCGCACCTGACCCGGGCCGGGGTGGCGGCGGGCGTGGACGTGCTTTTCATCGAGACCCATCCCGATCCGCCCAGCGCCCTGTGCGACGCCGCCTCCATGCTGCCCATGTCCCGCCTGCGGGCCCTGCTCGAGGACTGCGTGCGCATCCACGAGATCGCCCGCGCCGCCGACGACCGCCCCTTCGACAGTTGCGGAGGCGCCGCGTGA
- a CDS encoding KpsF/GutQ family sugar-phosphate isomerase: MERREELEILRQVVAIERGALESLEARMDESFLRAVDLILETSGGTAERGGRLIVCGLGKSGFVARKIAATMTSTGTPAFFVHPIEGAHGDFGLIQPGDCALVISKSGAGDELTILLPFLKRRGVPVIAITHDLTSPLARHADILLDASIEQEACPNGVAPTTSSTLALVIGDALAVALMRRRGFTKEDFAFFHPAGALGRQLLLTVADALPAERGLPRVTPDTTLPEVIVSISGSRCGATAVIEDERLAGLITDGDLRRHMLQAGELRRLTARDLMTPRPKTIDGVRLAVEALRLLNQHKIQQLVVLDEGGRPAGILHLHDLLALGIR; this comes from the coding sequence ATGGAACGCCGGGAAGAGCTGGAGATCCTGCGCCAGGTGGTGGCCATCGAACGCGGGGCGCTGGAGAGCCTGGAGGCGAGGATGGACGAGTCCTTCCTCCGGGCGGTGGATCTCATCCTGGAGACGAGCGGCGGCACGGCCGAACGCGGCGGCCGCCTCATCGTGTGCGGGCTGGGCAAGTCCGGTTTCGTCGCGCGCAAGATCGCCGCCACCATGACTTCGACCGGCACGCCGGCCTTCTTCGTCCACCCCATCGAGGGAGCGCACGGGGATTTCGGGCTGATCCAGCCGGGCGACTGCGCCCTCGTCATCTCCAAATCGGGCGCCGGCGACGAGCTGACCATCCTCCTGCCCTTCCTCAAAAGGCGGGGCGTGCCTGTCATCGCCATCACCCACGACCTGACCAGCCCCCTGGCCCGTCACGCCGACATCCTGCTGGACGCCTCCATCGAGCAGGAGGCCTGTCCCAACGGCGTGGCGCCCACCACCAGCAGCACGCTGGCCCTCGTCATCGGCGACGCCCTGGCCGTGGCCCTCATGCGCCGCCGCGGCTTCACCAAGGAGGACTTCGCCTTCTTCCATCCGGCCGGCGCCCTGGGCCGCCAGCTGCTGCTCACGGTGGCCGACGCCCTGCCCGCCGAGCGGGGACTGCCCCGCGTCACGCCGGACACGACCCTGCCCGAGGTGATCGTCAGCATCAGCGGCAGCCGTTGCGGCGCCACGGCTGTCATTGAGGACGAGAGGCTGGCCGGCCTCATCACGGACGGCGACCTGCGCCGCCACATGTTGCAGGCCGGGGAGTTGCGTCGCTTGACGGCCCGCGACCTGATGACGCCCCGCCCCAAGACCATCGACGGCGTCCGCCTCGCGGTCGAGGCCCTGCGCCTGCTCAACCAGCACAAGATCCAGCAGCTGGTCGTGCTGGACGAGGGGGGCCGGCCGGCGGGCATCCTGCACCTGCACGATTTGCTGGCTTTGGGCATCCGATGA
- the rpoN gene encoding RNA polymerase factor sigma-54 translates to MMYLRQEVSMRQDMVQTPQQILRSELLQLPVMLLEARLKLEVEENPALEFAEAELGVEELSEPGQEDEEDSDDRAKDEVEMDEALDDEDNWDEFVNEDNLTPYGGEAATQSTQELLDIPRPQIQTLQERLADQMQMDPALDYEDQRVGLEIIGNMGDSGYLECGTDYLALLLEMPEERVERVLRHIQRYDPVGICARDLRECLLVQLEMLAEGGHANDIALRIVRDHFEEFGAKRFENLARLLAVGLEEIRAAFQFIGRLNPKPGQGELKEKENYIIPDLVVERVESERDDGGRDEDFVVSLVDGSLPTVRISRAYEELIRSRKKMDKSVRDFVVRKVESARWFLSAIQQRRETMLRVTRSIVKLQIDFFRFGKDHIRPMILRDVAEDIEMDISTVSRVTNRKYVQTEWGVFELKYFFSERLATDSGEDVSTKIIRDRLAAIIEGEDKHKPLSDQTIANLLKKEGYHVARRTVQKYREQLRIPVKRLRREI, encoded by the coding sequence ATGATGTACCTCCGCCAGGAAGTGAGTATGCGCCAGGACATGGTGCAGACTCCACAGCAAATCCTGCGCAGCGAGTTGTTGCAGCTGCCGGTGATGCTCCTGGAGGCCCGCCTCAAGCTGGAGGTGGAGGAAAACCCCGCCCTCGAGTTCGCCGAGGCCGAGCTGGGCGTGGAGGAGCTGAGCGAGCCGGGCCAGGAGGACGAGGAGGATAGCGACGACCGCGCCAAGGACGAAGTGGAGATGGACGAGGCGCTGGACGACGAGGACAACTGGGACGAATTCGTCAACGAGGACAACCTGACCCCCTACGGCGGTGAGGCCGCCACCCAATCCACCCAGGAGCTGCTGGACATCCCCCGCCCCCAGATCCAGACCCTGCAGGAGCGCCTGGCCGACCAGATGCAGATGGATCCCGCCCTTGACTACGAGGACCAGCGCGTCGGCCTGGAGATCATCGGCAACATGGGGGACTCGGGCTACCTGGAATGCGGCACGGACTACCTGGCCCTGCTGCTGGAGATGCCGGAGGAGCGCGTCGAGCGGGTGCTCCGCCACATCCAGCGCTACGATCCGGTGGGCATCTGCGCCCGGGACCTGCGCGAATGCCTGCTCGTCCAGCTGGAGATGCTGGCCGAGGGCGGGCACGCCAATGACATCGCCCTGCGCATCGTGCGCGACCATTTCGAGGAGTTCGGCGCCAAGCGCTTCGAGAACCTGGCCCGCCTGCTGGCGGTGGGGTTGGAGGAGATCCGCGCCGCCTTCCAGTTCATCGGACGCCTCAACCCCAAGCCGGGGCAGGGCGAGCTGAAGGAGAAAGAGAACTACATCATCCCCGACCTGGTGGTGGAGCGCGTGGAGAGCGAGCGCGACGACGGCGGCCGGGACGAGGATTTCGTGGTCAGCCTGGTGGACGGCAGCCTGCCCACGGTGCGCATCAGCCGCGCCTACGAGGAATTGATCCGCTCCCGCAAGAAAATGGACAAGAGCGTGCGGGACTTCGTGGTGCGCAAGGTGGAGAGCGCCCGTTGGTTCCTCTCCGCCATCCAGCAGCGCCGGGAGACGATGCTGCGCGTCACGCGCTCCATCGTCAAGCTGCAGATCGACTTCTTCCGCTTCGGCAAGGATCACATCCGTCCCATGATCCTGCGCGACGTGGCGGAGGACATCGAGATGGACATCTCGACGGTGAGCCGGGTCACCAACCGCAAGTACGTGCAGACCGAGTGGGGCGTCTTCGAGCTGAAGTACTTCTTCAGCGAGCGCCTGGCCACCGACTCGGGCGAGGATGTCTCCACCAAGATCATCCGCGACCGCCTGGCGGCCATCATCGAGGGGGAGGACAAGCACAAGCCCCTCTCCGACCAGACCATCGCCAACCTGCTCAAGAAGGAAGGCTACCACGTGGCGCGGCGCACCGTGCAGAAGTACCGCGAACAGCTGCGCATCCCGGTCAAGCGTCTGCGCCGGGAAATCTGA
- the gltX gene encoding glutamate--tRNA ligase, with product MREGPVVTRIAPSPTGDPHIGTVYMALFNLAFARRHGGRFILRIEDTDQGRSTAASEAAIFAALRWAGLAWDEGPDVGGPHGPYRQSERLSIYEEHLRRLLEAGRAYPCFCDAARLKELRAGQLARKEDPRYDGRCLGLDRGDAMHRVTTGEPHVIRLAVPDEGECVVPDRLRGEIRIAWNTVDHQVLRKTDGFPTYHLANVVDDRLMGVTHVIRGEEWISSLPKHVLLYEGLGWECPEFIHLPLLRNPDKSKLSKRKNPTSVTWYREAGYLPEAVLNYLGMMGYTLPDGREMFSLDEFIASFEIDRVVLGGPVFDLAKLNWLNGRYLRETLTPAEILARLRDWRLNDDLLLRALPLAQKRLTTLADFVPMIAFLLRGALEYDTGELAGPDGPRTARWLRIALWEMERLRPFSAATVRDLFERMVEKEEVALRDLLAPFFVAVTGARVSLPLFDSCELLGPDLTRRRVHEALERLATAGHELKGKALKALEDDYRRRYVETR from the coding sequence ATGAGGGAAGGACCGGTCGTCACCCGCATCGCCCCGTCCCCCACCGGCGACCCCCACATCGGCACGGTCTACATGGCCCTTTTCAACCTGGCCTTCGCCCGGCGCCACGGGGGGCGCTTCATCCTGCGCATCGAGGACACGGACCAGGGTCGTTCCACCGCCGCGAGCGAGGCGGCCATCTTCGCCGCCCTGCGCTGGGCAGGCCTCGCCTGGGACGAGGGTCCGGACGTGGGCGGGCCGCACGGCCCCTACCGGCAGAGCGAGCGCCTGTCCATCTACGAGGAGCACCTGCGGCGCCTGCTCGAGGCGGGGCGGGCCTATCCCTGCTTCTGCGACGCGGCGCGGCTGAAGGAGCTGCGCGCGGGGCAGCTGGCGCGCAAGGAGGATCCCCGCTACGACGGCCGCTGCCTGGGCCTGGACCGTGGCGACGCGATGCATCGCGTCACTACGGGCGAGCCCCACGTCATCCGGCTGGCCGTGCCCGACGAGGGCGAGTGCGTGGTGCCCGACCGCCTGCGGGGCGAGATCCGCATCGCCTGGAACACGGTGGACCACCAGGTGCTGCGCAAGACGGATGGATTCCCCACCTATCATCTGGCCAACGTGGTGGACGACCGCCTGATGGGAGTCACCCACGTCATCCGCGGCGAGGAGTGGATCTCCAGCCTGCCCAAGCACGTCCTGCTCTACGAGGGCCTGGGCTGGGAATGCCCCGAGTTCATCCACTTGCCCCTCTTGCGCAATCCCGACAAGAGCAAGCTGAGCAAGCGCAAGAATCCCACCAGCGTCACCTGGTACCGGGAGGCGGGCTATCTGCCGGAGGCCGTGCTCAACTATCTGGGCATGATGGGCTACACCCTGCCCGATGGCCGCGAGATGTTCAGCCTGGACGAGTTCATCGCCTCCTTCGAGATCGACCGCGTGGTGCTGGGCGGCCCCGTCTTCGACCTGGCCAAGCTGAACTGGCTCAATGGCCGCTACCTGCGGGAGACCCTCACGCCGGCGGAAATCCTGGCGCGCCTGCGCGACTGGCGCCTCAACGACGACCTGCTGCTGCGGGCCCTGCCCCTGGCCCAGAAGCGCCTCACCACCCTGGCCGACTTCGTGCCCATGATCGCCTTCCTGCTGCGCGGAGCGCTGGAATACGACACGGGGGAGCTGGCCGGCCCCGACGGCCCGCGCACGGCCCGCTGGCTGCGCATCGCCCTGTGGGAGATGGAGCGGCTCCGTCCCTTCAGCGCCGCAACCGTGCGCGATCTCTTCGAGCGCATGGTGGAGAAGGAGGAGGTCGCCCTGCGCGACCTGCTGGCGCCCTTTTTCGTGGCCGTGACGGGGGCCCGGGTCAGCCTGCCCCTCTTCGACAGTTGCGAACTGCTGGGACCCGACCTGACCCGCCGCCGCGTGCACGAGGCGCTGGAGCGCCTGGCCACCGCCGGCCACGAACTCAAGGGCAAGGCGCTCAAGGCCCTGGAAGACGATTACCGACGCCGCTACGTGGAGACCCGTTGA
- the lptB gene encoding LPS export ABC transporter ATP-binding protein — MSERLFRSEALVKRYGRRTVVDGVSIEVRTGEIVGLLGPNGAGKTTTFYMMTGMIRPSQGRIHLDDKDVTHMPMFRRARAGVGYLAQEASIFRKLSVEDNVMAILETMPLTRTQRRQRLEELLGDLRVSHLKRNKAYTLSGGERRRVEIARALASNPGFMLLDEPFAGVDPIAVGDIQSIVAELKARKIGVLITDHNVHETLSITDRAYLLFEGRILKSGTAEELAADEQVRRVYLGDNFRLNR, encoded by the coding sequence ATGAGCGAGCGTCTTTTCCGCAGCGAAGCCCTGGTCAAGCGCTATGGGCGGAGGACGGTGGTGGACGGCGTCTCCATCGAGGTGCGCACCGGGGAGATCGTCGGCCTGCTGGGGCCCAACGGCGCGGGCAAGACCACCACCTTCTACATGATGACAGGGATGATCCGCCCCAGCCAGGGAAGGATCCACCTGGACGACAAGGATGTCACCCACATGCCCATGTTCCGCCGGGCGCGGGCGGGGGTGGGCTACCTGGCGCAGGAGGCCAGCATCTTCCGCAAGCTCTCGGTGGAGGACAATGTGATGGCCATCCTCGAGACGATGCCCCTGACCCGCACCCAGCGCCGGCAGCGGCTGGAGGAGTTGCTGGGCGACCTGCGCGTCTCCCACCTCAAGCGCAACAAAGCCTATACCCTGTCCGGCGGCGAGCGCCGCCGCGTGGAGATCGCCCGCGCCCTTGCCTCCAATCCGGGCTTCATGCTGCTGGACGAGCCCTTCGCCGGGGTGGATCCCATCGCGGTGGGGGATATCCAGAGTATCGTGGCGGAGCTGAAGGCGCGCAAGATCGGGGTGCTGATCACCGATCATAACGTGCACGAGACCCTGTCCATCACCGACCGGGCCTATCTTCTCTTTGAGGGCCGCATCCTGAAATCTGGCACGGCCGAGGAGCTGGCGGCGGATGAGCAGGTGCGGCGGGTCTATCTGGGTGACAATTTTCGGCTCAATCGATAG